CGCCAAGTCCTACAGCTTCATCAACCGCGAGAACGGCAAGGCCACCACCGCCGCGTCGGTGCAGCTCACCCCCGGCGGCAACGCGGTGAGGACCGCCGAAGGCGTGCAGGCCCGCATGGAGGAGCTGAGCCGGACCCTGCCCACCGGCATGAGCTATTCGATTCCCTTCAACACCGCCCCCTTCGTGAAGGTGTCGATCGAGAAGGTCATCCAGACGCTGGCCGAGGCGATGGTCCTGGTCTTCCTGGTAATGTACCTGTTCCTCCAGAATGTGCGCTACACGCTGATCCCGGCCATCGTCGCGCCGATCGCGCTGCTCGGCACCTTCGCCGTGATGCTGGCCGCGGGCTTCTCGATCAATGTGCTGACCATGTTCGGCATGGTGCTCGCCATCGGCATCATCGTCGACGACGCCATCGTCGTGGTCGAGAATGTCGAGCGCATCATGGCCAAGGAGGGGCTGTCCCCCAGGGACGCGACGGTCAAGGCGATGAAGGAGATCACCGGCGCCGTGATCGGCATCACGCTGGTCCTGACCGCCGTGTTCATTCCCATGGCGTTGGCCAGCGGTTCCGTCGGCGTGATCTACCGGCAGTTCACGCTGTCGATGGCGGTGGCGATCCTGTTCTCCGCCTTTCTGGCGCTGACCCTGACGCCGGCGCTCTGCGCGACGCTTCTCCGGCCGGTCGACCCGGCGCATCATGGGAAGCGCGGCTTCTTCGGCTGGTTCAATCGCGGCTTCGACCGCCTGACGCAAGGGTATGAGCGGCGCGTCGCCGGGCTGGTGACGCGCACCGGCCGCGTGATGCTGGTCTTCGCGGCGCTGGTCGCGGTCCTGTCGCTGGCCTTCCGGCAACTGCCGACCTCCTTCCTGCCCGAGGAGGACCAGGGCTACTTCATGACCTCCATCCAGCTTCCCGCCGACGCCACGATCGACCGCACCCTCAAGATCGTCCAGACGTTCGAGGAGCACATCACCGCGCGCCCGGCGATCGGACCCAACCTGACCATCGTGGGATTCGGCTTCTCGGGCTCCGGCACCAACGCCGCGATGGGGTTCACCATGCTCAAGGACTGGGGCGAACGCGACGGCGCCACCCCCAGGAGCGAGGCGGACCTCGCGCAGCGGGCGATGGCCGGCACGACGGAAGGGACGGTGATGACCCTGTTGCCACCCGCCATCGAGGAGCTGGGCAACAGCTCCGGCTTCACGCTGCGCCTTCAGGACCGCGCCAACCAGGGATATGACGCCCTCAAGGCCGCCGAAGCGCGCCTGCTGGAGCTGGCGGCGGGGAGCAGGCTCGTGACCGGCGTCTATCCCGACGGTCTGCCCGCCGGCACCAGCGTCCGCCTGGACATCGACCGGAAGAAGGCCGAAGCGCTGGGCGTGGGCTTCACCAGCGTCAGCGACATGCTGTCGACGGCGATGGGGTCGACCTACGTCAATGATTTTCCCAATGCCGGGCGCATGCAGCAGGTCATCATCCAGGCCGACGCGTCGGCGCGCATGCAAATCGACGACGTGCTCAAACTCTATGTGCGCAACACGGCCGGTGGGATGGTGCCGCTGTCGGAAATCGTCCGTCCGGTCTGGATCGATACGCCGCTGCAACTGG
Above is a window of Azospirillum sp. B510 DNA encoding:
- a CDS encoding efflux RND transporter permease subunit produces the protein MPQFFIQRPVFAWVIALFIILFGAIAIPQLPIARYPSVAPPAVSISATYPGASPQTMNDGVISLIERELSSVKNLLYFESVTDASGTATVTATFRPGTDPDLAQVDVQNKLKSVEPRLPQTVRQNGLTVESSTSGFLMIVGLKSDDGRFDETALSDYMARNIVEELRRIDGVGRVQLFGSEQAMRVWVHPAKLVAHGLSMGDLTAAINQQNVQIAPGSIGAAPAPSEQAVTVPLTVRGQLTTPEEFAGIVLRATPDGSKVTLGDVARVELGAKSYSFINRENGKATTAASVQLTPGGNAVRTAEGVQARMEELSRTLPTGMSYSIPFNTAPFVKVSIEKVIQTLAEAMVLVFLVMYLFLQNVRYTLIPAIVAPIALLGTFAVMLAAGFSINVLTMFGMVLAIGIIVDDAIVVVENVERIMAKEGLSPRDATVKAMKEITGAVIGITLVLTAVFIPMALASGSVGVIYRQFTLSMAVAILFSAFLALTLTPALCATLLRPVDPAHHGKRGFFGWFNRGFDRLTQGYERRVAGLVTRTGRVMLVFAALVAVLSLAFRQLPTSFLPEEDQGYFMTSIQLPADATIDRTLKIVQTFEEHITARPAIGPNLTIVGFGFSGSGTNAAMGFTMLKDWGERDGATPRSEADLAQRAMAGTTEGTVMTLLPPAIEELGNSSGFTLRLQDRANQGYDALKAAEARLLELAAGSRLVTGVYPDGLPAGTSVRLDIDRKKAEALGVGFTSVSDMLSTAMGSTYVNDFPNAGRMQQVIIQADASARMQIDDVLKLYVRNTAGGMVPLSEIVRPVWIDTPLQLVRYQGLPAVRISGNAAPGVSSGTAMAEMERLAAQLPSGFVIAWTGQSLQERQSTAQGPMLMALSMLVVFLVLAALYESWAIPVSVMLVVPLGLLGAVLAVMLRGLPNDVYFKVGMITVIGLSAKNAILIVEFAKQLRAEGMGLVEAAVAAARLRLRPILMTSLAFGLGVVPLMIAMGASAETQHAIGTGVFGGMLSATVLAIGFVPVFFVFVMGWKERIEIRRMNRRAMAETRP